One Sanguibacter sp. HDW7 DNA window includes the following coding sequences:
- a CDS encoding DUF6318 family protein → MRRNHRSHLAGLIAVAGMMFVAGCTATEQVASPTPPRTPAVTLSASATPTPAPTTPEPEPTPTVERNRETAKQFIIDYFEAYEEGLRTGSPEPVAGLSSRNCGKCAAAAAELEDLAVEGRRWPTVTTSAIPYASKESEDPSVLHWEIDYSVNQGDEVDRSGAVTASWGADRFIVYVTLQHDGRRWWIDGMATGATISEK, encoded by the coding sequence ATGCGCCGGAACCACCGGAGCCATCTGGCTGGACTGATCGCCGTCGCAGGGATGATGTTCGTCGCCGGGTGCACGGCCACGGAGCAGGTTGCCTCGCCGACGCCGCCCCGAACGCCGGCCGTGACCCTCTCGGCCTCCGCCACCCCGACGCCGGCACCGACGACCCCGGAGCCCGAACCGACGCCCACCGTCGAGCGCAACCGCGAGACCGCGAAGCAGTTCATCATCGACTACTTCGAGGCGTACGAAGAAGGACTGCGGACCGGGAGTCCGGAGCCGGTTGCCGGGCTTTCGTCGCGGAACTGTGGGAAGTGTGCAGCCGCGGCCGCTGAACTCGAGGACCTCGCCGTCGAGGGGAGGCGATGGCCGACGGTGACCACCTCTGCCATTCCGTACGCGTCCAAGGAGTCGGAAGACCCGAGCGTTCTGCACTGGGAGATCGACTACAGCGTTAACCAGGGTGACGAAGTTGACCGCTCGGGAGCGGTGACTGCCTCATGGGGCGCCGACAGGTTCATTGTGTATGTCACGCTTCAGCACGACGGGCGTCGGTGGTGGATTGATGGCATGGCTACGGGAGCAACGATCAGTGAGAAGTGA
- a CDS encoding ABC transporter ATP-binding protein, giving the protein MTPATTSTTIQHRPAATGPAAPPAARFTTAAVRLGYDGRVVSDNLDLSVPAGELTAIVGPNACGKSTLLRALARLQAPQQGAVLLDGTDIHRLRTREVARRVGLLPQSAVAPEGMRVRDLVARGRSPHQSLLRQWSAADHDAVERALATTATTDLADRRVDELSGGQRQRVWLALVLAQEAGTVLLDEPTTFLDLAHQLEILELCRRLHADEGRTVVAVLHDLNQAARFATHLVALRDGEIRAEGPPAEILTAELVADVFGLRAIVVPDPLTGTPMVVPYPSATHSAS; this is encoded by the coding sequence ATGACACCGGCCACGACATCGACCACGATCCAGCACCGTCCCGCGGCGACCGGCCCGGCCGCTCCGCCCGCGGCGCGGTTCACCACCGCAGCCGTCCGCCTCGGCTACGACGGCCGCGTCGTGTCCGACAACCTCGACCTGAGCGTCCCGGCCGGCGAGCTCACCGCCATCGTCGGGCCCAACGCGTGCGGCAAGTCGACGCTCCTGCGCGCCCTCGCACGGCTCCAGGCCCCGCAGCAGGGCGCCGTCCTGCTCGACGGCACCGACATCCACCGGCTGCGCACCCGCGAGGTCGCGCGCCGCGTCGGGCTCCTCCCGCAGTCCGCCGTCGCACCCGAGGGCATGCGCGTCCGCGACCTCGTCGCGCGCGGCCGCTCCCCGCACCAGAGCCTTCTGCGCCAGTGGAGCGCAGCCGATCACGACGCCGTCGAGCGGGCTCTCGCGACGACCGCGACCACCGACCTTGCTGACCGTCGCGTCGACGAGCTCTCCGGAGGTCAGCGGCAGCGGGTCTGGCTCGCGCTCGTGCTCGCGCAGGAGGCCGGGACCGTCCTCCTCGACGAGCCCACGACGTTCCTCGACCTCGCACACCAGCTCGAGATCCTCGAGCTCTGCCGCCGCCTGCACGCCGACGAGGGTCGCACCGTCGTCGCCGTCCTGCACGACCTCAACCAGGCCGCACGCTTCGCGACCCACCTCGTCGCCCTGCGCGACGGTGAGATCCGCGCCGAGGGCCCGCCCGCAGAGATCCTCACCGCGGAGCTCGTGGCCGACGTCTTCGGGCTGCGAGCCATCGTTGTCCCCGACCCCCTCACCGGCACGCCCATGGTTGTGCCCTACCCGTCAGCGACGCACTCCGCGTCCTGA
- a CDS encoding iron chelate uptake ABC transporter family permease subunit, whose product MTPDVAPTASLTRAAASVPAPPGTYRLQAGRSLTVLVPRRAAAVGAVLTVACVLLAAVALGVGSSSQSYADVLEVLRGGGSRVDRLVVLGWRLPRTVLALTVGAALGVSGAIFQELTRNPLGSPDLIGFTTGAQTGILVTVLLGGGALSVGPAALVGGATVALLVHTLAARGGFGGLHLVLIGIAVTAMLGSFNRWLLLRTDAASAYGAAKAVTGSLAAADARVATWAVLATCIVGALTLLHSRDLRSLDLGHDLATALGTSLRRARGTLVLLGAALVAIATTAAGPIAFVALAAPHAARLMTRAPSAPLLVSGTTGALMLLAADVTAQTLLDGLPVGVVTASTGGLYLLLLLVSDSRTRTAP is encoded by the coding sequence ATGACCCCCGACGTCGCACCCACCGCGAGCCTCACGCGCGCCGCGGCCTCCGTCCCCGCGCCGCCCGGCACCTATCGGCTCCAGGCCGGGCGATCGCTGACGGTCCTCGTGCCACGTCGAGCCGCGGCCGTCGGCGCCGTCCTCACCGTCGCCTGCGTCCTCCTCGCCGCTGTCGCGCTCGGCGTCGGCTCCTCGAGCCAGTCCTACGCCGACGTCCTCGAGGTCCTGCGCGGAGGTGGTAGCCGTGTCGACCGGCTGGTCGTCCTCGGGTGGCGCCTGCCGCGCACCGTCCTCGCGCTCACCGTCGGCGCGGCCCTCGGCGTCTCGGGCGCGATCTTCCAGGAACTCACCCGCAACCCCCTCGGCAGCCCCGACCTCATCGGATTCACGACCGGCGCCCAGACCGGCATCCTCGTCACCGTCCTCCTCGGTGGCGGTGCCCTCTCCGTCGGTCCCGCCGCGCTCGTCGGCGGCGCGACCGTCGCCCTGCTCGTCCACACGCTCGCCGCACGCGGCGGGTTCGGCGGGCTCCACCTCGTCCTCATCGGCATCGCCGTCACAGCGATGCTGGGCTCCTTCAACAGGTGGCTCCTCCTGCGCACGGACGCTGCCTCGGCCTACGGCGCGGCCAAGGCCGTCACGGGATCGCTCGCCGCAGCCGACGCCCGCGTCGCGACGTGGGCCGTCCTCGCGACCTGCATCGTCGGGGCCCTCACCCTCCTGCACTCCCGCGACCTGCGCTCGCTCGACCTCGGCCACGACCTCGCGACCGCGCTCGGTACCTCCCTGCGCCGCGCCCGCGGCACGCTGGTCCTCCTCGGCGCCGCGCTCGTCGCGATCGCCACGACGGCCGCAGGGCCGATCGCCTTCGTCGCGCTCGCCGCACCGCACGCGGCACGCCTCATGACCCGCGCGCCCTCGGCGCCCCTGCTCGTCTCCGGGACGACCGGTGCCCTCATGCTGCTCGCCGCAGACGTCACCGCCCAGACCCTCCTCGACGGTCTGCCCGTCGGCGTCGTCACCGCGAGCACCGGCGGGCTCTACCTCCTCCTCCTACTCGTCTCCGACTCCCGCACGAGGACCGCGCCATGA
- a CDS encoding phosphotransferase, producing MTGPGSTAGTPHYRTSFRPTWDDVSAASRAAVEHRLGSEVVAARSATAGFTPGLASVLTLADGRQVFVKGAGPSAETWMVTVYEREAATVALLPQHASVVPLLWSLHADGWFLAAYEAVDAVHPPRPWRTDDATRVLDTLLDLADALTPPPSGLEPASWADELASCIGPLAALAPQLGVERTAEIQELARRVLAEAPATTLSNDDVRDDNLLLTPDGGVRLVDWSSGILTPPWFMAVVAMIAPAADGVDVRALLATHPATRDVPATYVDGVMALHLGYFLSVADGDEVESSPWLRTHQRWYRDATLRWFDAA from the coding sequence ATGACCGGACCGGGCAGCACTGCGGGCACGCCCCACTACCGCACATCGTTCCGCCCGACCTGGGACGACGTCTCCGCCGCCTCGCGCGCGGCGGTCGAGCATCGACTCGGGAGCGAGGTCGTCGCGGCACGGTCAGCGACCGCTGGGTTCACCCCCGGGCTCGCAAGCGTCCTTACGCTCGCCGACGGACGCCAGGTCTTCGTCAAGGGCGCGGGCCCGTCGGCCGAGACCTGGATGGTCACGGTCTACGAGCGCGAGGCCGCAACCGTTGCACTGCTCCCGCAGCATGCGAGCGTCGTGCCGCTCCTGTGGTCCCTCCACGCCGACGGCTGGTTCCTCGCCGCCTACGAGGCGGTCGACGCGGTCCACCCGCCTCGCCCGTGGCGGACGGACGACGCGACCCGCGTTCTCGACACGCTGCTCGACCTGGCCGACGCACTCACGCCCCCACCGTCCGGCCTCGAACCGGCGTCGTGGGCGGACGAGCTCGCGAGCTGTATCGGCCCACTCGCAGCCCTTGCGCCGCAGCTCGGCGTCGAGCGCACCGCCGAGATCCAGGAGCTGGCCCGCCGCGTCCTCGCGGAGGCGCCAGCGACGACGTTGAGCAACGACGACGTGCGCGACGACAACCTGCTCCTCACCCCGGACGGCGGCGTACGCCTCGTCGACTGGAGCTCGGGGATCCTCACGCCGCCCTGGTTCATGGCCGTCGTCGCGATGATCGCGCCCGCGGCGGACGGGGTCGACGTGCGCGCGCTCCTCGCCACGCACCCCGCAACACGTGACGTCCCGGCCACGTACGTCGACGGCGTCATGGCGCTGCACCTCGGGTACTTCCTCAGCGTCGCCGACGGTGACGAGGTCGAGTCCTCACCGTGGCTCCGCACGCACCAGCGCTGGTACCGCGACGCGACGCTGCGGTGGTTCGACGCAGCCTGA
- the fepB gene encoding Fe2+-enterobactin ABC transporter substrate-binding protein: MSARPHAPRPTRARRLRTLVAATALAATVLGGCAAAPATQDATTPGAEQPTSAGWPRTIQTDDGTLTLDAQPQRIVSTSTTLNGSLLAIEAPVVASAATTPNISGLSDAQGFFSQWSAQAKSAGVAKLYENSSPDIEAALEHEPDLILVAKNSGDSVMDQVAQLRTIAPVLVIDYSGASWEAVTRKVAEATGREAKAEEVIASFETHLAEAKAAIKPPEGETSAFIVFGDGSGAAALTDKAPQVQVMTSLGFTMATIPDSVKGDTSMGADRQDMVNLSLENIQKGLTGTSWVVVSADDLARETVAGNKAFSTAPAVSEGKVWYTPGETFRLDYYSATMLVDSLVESFPK, translated from the coding sequence ATGTCCGCACGCCCCCACGCCCCACGTCCGACGCGCGCCCGCCGCCTGCGCACACTGGTGGCCGCGACGGCCCTCGCCGCGACCGTGCTCGGCGGATGCGCCGCAGCACCTGCGACGCAGGACGCCACGACCCCGGGCGCCGAGCAGCCCACGAGCGCAGGATGGCCGCGCACGATCCAGACCGACGACGGCACGCTCACGCTCGACGCGCAGCCGCAGCGGATCGTCTCGACGTCGACGACGCTCAACGGGTCGCTCCTCGCGATCGAGGCGCCCGTCGTCGCGAGCGCCGCGACGACACCGAACATCTCGGGCCTGAGCGACGCGCAGGGGTTCTTCAGCCAGTGGTCCGCGCAGGCCAAGAGCGCCGGCGTGGCCAAGCTCTACGAGAACTCCTCGCCCGACATCGAGGCAGCCCTCGAGCACGAGCCCGACCTCATCCTCGTCGCGAAGAACAGCGGTGACTCCGTCATGGACCAGGTCGCCCAGCTCCGCACGATCGCCCCGGTCCTCGTCATCGACTACTCCGGCGCCTCGTGGGAGGCCGTCACCCGCAAGGTCGCCGAGGCCACCGGACGTGAGGCCAAGGCCGAGGAGGTCATCGCCAGCTTCGAGACCCACCTCGCCGAGGCCAAGGCAGCGATCAAGCCCCCGGAGGGCGAGACGAGCGCGTTCATCGTCTTCGGCGACGGCTCCGGCGCTGCCGCGCTCACCGACAAGGCCCCGCAGGTGCAGGTCATGACCTCGCTCGGCTTCACCATGGCCACGATCCCCGACTCGGTGAAGGGGGACACCTCGATGGGCGCCGACCGGCAGGACATGGTCAACCTCTCGCTCGAGAACATCCAGAAGGGTCTCACGGGCACGAGCTGGGTCGTCGTCTCCGCGGACGATCTCGCGCGCGAGACGGTCGCCGGCAACAAGGCGTTCAGCACGGCGCCCGCCGTCAGCGAGGGCAAGGTCTGGTACACGCCCGGCGAGACGTTCCGCCTCGACTACTACTCCGCGACGATGCTCGTCGACTCCCTCGTCGAGTCCTTCCCGAAGTAG
- the metH gene encoding methionine synthase, which produces MLTARAASFKEALATRVVVADGAMGTMLQEADLTLADFLDLEGCNEILNVTRPDVVESVHDRYFDVGVDCVETNTFGANWSNLSDYGIDDRITELAEAGAAIARRSADKHTAVDGRERWVLGSMGPGTKLPSLGHTTYVHLKETFSLQAEGLVRGGADAILVETSQDLLQTKAAVNGSHEAMERLGQHVPIIAQVTVETTGTMLMGSEIGAALTTLRVLGVDAIGLNCATGPAEMSEHLRHLAKHSPVPVSCMPNAGLPEIGAHGAVYRLSPAELAAAHTQFVGEFGLALVGGCCGTTPEHLRAVVEAVGGAPIAPRTPVVEQGVASLYTHVDFDQDASFLAIGERTNANGSKAFREAMLAGEWDECVRIARDQTRDGAHLLDVCVDYVGRDGVADVREVVSRLASASTLPLVLDSTEPEVLRAGLELVGGRAVVNSVNFEDGDGPTSRYQRIMPLVREHGAAVVALTIDEEGQARTADHKVAIASRLIDDLVGSWGMAVEDIVVDTLTFPIATGQEETRRDAIETIDAIRELKRRYPGVHTTLGVSNVSFGLNPAARTVLNSVFLHEAVKAGLDSAIVHAAKILPLAKIPDEQREAALDLVWDRRRYDEDGTLAHDPLAHLLDLFAGVDSASLKDQRAAELAALPLGERLSRRIVDGEAKGMTDDLDEALASGVKALDIVNDHLLEGMKTVGELFGKGEMQLPFVLQSAETMKQAVAHLEPHMEKVEGTGSKGTIVLATVRGDVHDIGKNLVDIILTNNGYTVINIGIKQSIGAMIDAAEEHGADVIGMSGLLVKSTLVMRENLEELNSRELAGKYPVILGGAALTRTYVEDDLASIYDGEVRYARDAFEGLRLMEPLVRVARGEARDAVGLPPLKKRRHAVVTPTLTAPENLPARSDVALDNPVPTPPFWGTRIVKGVRLADYAAFLDERATFMGQWGLKPSRNDGPGYEELVETEGRPRLRAWLDRIVAEEMFEPTVVYGYFPAVSEGDDMVILHHDGPDGGSGGEAGTERLRFAFPRQHRDRHLCLADFVRPRESGEVDVVAVQLVTVGASVDRFTKVLFEENRYREYMELHGLSVQLTEALAEFWHARVRSELGFGAEDPADVAGMFDLQYRGARFSLGYPACPDMEDRRKVVELLRPERVGIVLSEELQLHPEQSTDAFVFHHPEAKYFSV; this is translated from the coding sequence ATGCTCACAGCACGCGCCGCATCGTTCAAGGAAGCACTCGCCACGAGGGTCGTCGTCGCCGACGGCGCGATGGGCACGATGCTCCAGGAGGCCGACCTCACGCTGGCCGACTTCCTCGACCTCGAGGGCTGCAACGAGATCCTCAACGTCACCCGGCCCGACGTCGTCGAGTCCGTGCACGACCGCTACTTCGACGTCGGCGTCGACTGCGTCGAGACGAACACCTTCGGCGCCAACTGGTCGAACCTCTCCGACTACGGCATCGACGACCGCATCACCGAGCTTGCCGAGGCCGGGGCGGCGATCGCGCGCCGCAGCGCGGACAAGCACACGGCCGTCGACGGCCGCGAGCGGTGGGTGCTCGGCTCGATGGGCCCGGGCACGAAGCTCCCGAGCCTCGGCCACACGACGTACGTGCACCTCAAGGAGACGTTCTCGCTCCAGGCCGAGGGACTCGTGCGCGGCGGCGCGGACGCGATCCTCGTCGAGACGAGCCAGGACCTCCTCCAGACGAAGGCCGCCGTCAACGGCTCGCACGAGGCGATGGAACGGCTCGGCCAGCACGTGCCGATCATCGCCCAGGTGACCGTCGAGACCACGGGCACGATGCTCATGGGCTCCGAGATCGGCGCCGCCCTCACGACGCTGCGCGTCCTCGGTGTCGACGCGATCGGCCTCAACTGCGCGACCGGTCCTGCCGAGATGAGCGAGCACCTGCGCCACCTCGCCAAGCACTCCCCCGTGCCCGTGTCGTGCATGCCCAACGCGGGGCTTCCCGAGATCGGCGCGCACGGCGCCGTCTACCGGCTCTCCCCGGCCGAGCTCGCAGCAGCCCACACGCAGTTCGTCGGCGAGTTCGGCCTCGCGCTCGTCGGCGGCTGCTGCGGCACGACGCCCGAGCACCTGCGCGCCGTCGTCGAGGCCGTCGGCGGGGCGCCGATCGCGCCCCGCACGCCGGTCGTCGAGCAGGGCGTCGCGAGCCTGTACACGCACGTCGACTTCGACCAGGACGCGAGCTTCCTCGCGATCGGCGAGCGCACCAACGCCAACGGTTCCAAGGCGTTCCGCGAGGCGATGCTCGCGGGCGAGTGGGACGAGTGCGTGCGCATCGCGCGCGACCAGACGCGCGACGGCGCCCACCTGCTCGACGTGTGCGTCGACTACGTGGGCCGCGACGGCGTCGCCGACGTGCGCGAGGTCGTCTCACGCCTCGCGAGCGCCTCGACCCTTCCCCTCGTCCTCGACTCCACCGAGCCCGAGGTGCTGCGGGCGGGCCTCGAGCTCGTCGGCGGGCGCGCCGTCGTCAACTCCGTGAACTTCGAGGACGGCGACGGCCCGACGTCGCGCTACCAGCGGATCATGCCGCTCGTGCGCGAGCACGGGGCCGCCGTCGTCGCCCTGACGATCGACGAGGAGGGCCAGGCGCGCACGGCCGACCACAAGGTCGCGATCGCCTCACGCCTCATCGACGACCTCGTCGGCTCGTGGGGCATGGCCGTCGAGGACATCGTCGTCGACACCCTCACCTTCCCCATCGCGACCGGGCAGGAGGAGACGCGACGCGACGCGATCGAGACGATCGACGCGATCCGCGAGCTCAAGCGCCGCTACCCGGGCGTCCACACGACGCTCGGTGTCTCCAACGTGTCCTTCGGCCTCAACCCCGCAGCGCGCACCGTGCTCAACTCGGTGTTCCTCCACGAGGCCGTCAAGGCCGGCCTCGACTCGGCGATCGTCCACGCGGCGAAGATCCTCCCCCTGGCGAAGATCCCCGACGAGCAGCGCGAGGCCGCGCTCGACCTCGTGTGGGACCGTCGCCGGTACGACGAGGACGGCACGCTCGCCCACGACCCGCTCGCGCACCTGCTCGACCTCTTCGCGGGCGTCGACTCCGCCTCGCTCAAGGACCAGCGCGCCGCCGAGCTCGCAGCGCTCCCCCTCGGCGAGCGCCTCTCCCGGCGCATCGTCGACGGCGAGGCCAAGGGCATGACCGACGACCTCGACGAGGCCCTCGCCTCGGGCGTCAAGGCCCTCGACATCGTCAACGACCACCTGCTCGAGGGCATGAAGACCGTCGGAGAGCTCTTCGGCAAGGGCGAGATGCAGCTGCCGTTCGTGCTGCAGTCCGCCGAGACGATGAAGCAGGCCGTCGCTCACCTCGAACCGCACATGGAGAAGGTCGAGGGCACGGGCTCCAAGGGCACGATCGTCCTCGCGACCGTGCGCGGCGACGTCCACGACATCGGCAAGAACCTCGTCGACATCATCCTCACGAACAACGGCTACACCGTCATCAACATCGGCATCAAGCAGTCGATCGGCGCGATGATCGACGCGGCCGAGGAGCACGGCGCCGACGTCATCGGCATGTCCGGCCTGCTCGTGAAGTCGACGCTCGTCATGCGGGAGAACCTCGAGGAGCTCAACTCTCGCGAGCTCGCCGGCAAGTACCCGGTGATCCTCGGCGGCGCCGCCCTCACCCGCACCTACGTCGAGGACGACCTCGCATCGATCTACGACGGCGAGGTGCGCTACGCGCGCGACGCCTTCGAGGGGCTGCGGCTCATGGAACCGCTCGTGCGCGTCGCGCGCGGCGAGGCACGCGACGCCGTCGGGCTGCCCCCGCTGAAGAAGCGCCGCCACGCGGTCGTCACCCCGACCCTCACCGCACCCGAGAACCTGCCCGCGCGCTCGGACGTCGCGCTCGACAACCCCGTCCCGACGCCGCCGTTCTGGGGCACGCGCATCGTCAAGGGTGTGCGCCTCGCCGACTACGCGGCGTTCCTCGACGAGCGTGCGACCTTCATGGGCCAGTGGGGCCTCAAGCCGTCCCGCAACGACGGGCCGGGCTACGAGGAGCTCGTCGAGACCGAGGGCCGGCCGCGGCTGCGCGCCTGGCTCGACCGGATCGTCGCCGAGGAGATGTTCGAGCCGACCGTCGTCTACGGGTACTTCCCGGCGGTGTCCGAGGGAGACGACATGGTGATCCTCCACCACGACGGGCCCGACGGCGGCTCCGGCGGCGAGGCCGGCACCGAGCGCCTGCGGTTCGCGTTCCCCCGTCAGCACCGTGACCGGCACCTGTGCCTCGCCGACTTCGTGCGGCCGCGAGAGTCGGGCGAGGTCGACGTCGTCGCCGTGCAGCTCGTCACCGTCGGTGCGAGCGTCGACCGCTTCACCAAGGTGCTCTTCGAGGAGAACCGGTACCGCGAGTACATGGAGCTCCACGGGCTCTCGGTGCAGCTCACCGAGGCGCTCGCGGAGTTCTGGCACGCGCGCGTGCGGTCCGAGCTCGGGTTCGGCGCCGAGGACCCGGCGGACGTCGCGGGGATGTTCGACCTCCAGTACCGCGGTGCCCGCTTCTCGCTCGGCTACCCGGCCTGCCCCGACATGGAGGACCGCCGCAAGGTCGTGGAGCTGCTCCGCCCCGAGCGCGTCGGCATCGTGCTGTCCGAGGAGCTCCAGCTGCACCCCGAGCAGTCGACGGACGCGTTCGTGTTCCACCACCCGGAGGCGAAGTACTTCTCCGTGTGA